TTGGCGGTCCACACCAGGCCGCACAGCGTGGCCGGGTCGTAGGCCCGCACCGCCTGCACGAAGCTGTCCCACGGCTCGCCGCCCGCCAGCAGGCAGCGGCACCACGCCAGCGCCTCCGACACCGactcgccgccgcctcctccggcGCCGCCGCTCGGCGGGCTCAGCACCGTCTCCAGCAGCGCCCGCAGCTCGCTCGCCGCGGCCTCGCTCTCGTCCGCGCTCAGGCTGAGGGCCGCTTTGAGGCGCGACGCCGTGGCCCGCTTCTCCTGGGCGCTCGAGCCCCCGGCGGCGCCCGCCATGACGGCGGCAGCGGCCTTCTCCCCCCTCAGCAACCGCGACGCAGCTCCGGCCGCCGGGCTCCTTCGCTCGCGGCCCTCTCggctcctctttcccctcccttcgcCGCCTCTCGCGATAGCCGGGAAAGCCGGCGCCCTGCCCGCCcgcctcaggccgcctcctcggCTCgacccgccgctgccgccgcctccttctGGCACGGCTGGCTGCTGGCGGCGCCTCCCCGCCCTGATGTTACTGTACACACACCCGCCCCCTCCGGTGTGCAGCCTCCGAGGAACCTGCGTGTTTATATATGTACGTGTGTACAGGGCGGGTTGGTGCGCCTGCTGACACGCGTGAAACGCAAAGCGCTCGCGGCGTTCACACGACACACGGCGAGCCAAGCGGCGTGTTTCGGCCAAAGTGTCCACTCAGAAGCGAGACGCGCGTTACGGAGGCCCGACCCAACTCTTTAGTTAGAGGCataaggagccaactcctaggggccgaaggGACACCCCACTTTCCATAAAACTTTTGAGGCCAAAGTTAATGGGCACTGTGCACCGCATCAGGTGATGGGTCATGTGAGGTGAGGTTTACCTGCCCCACCCCTCAATATTCAAGTTGGCTCCTCTgggttgcattattattattattattattattattattattattattatttattatatgccGCCCTATGCCCTCAGGGccgttcacagaacaaaatccacaaaaataaataaagccacaaaatatataatcaaaatacaaACAGCAACCCCCAAGtagtgttccccaaacttgggttaCCACAGCTGGAGGTtcttttgactacaattcccatcattcctgaccactggtcctgctaactagggaagatgggagttatagttcaaccacagctggagacccaagcttgggaaacgcTGGTTTTTAAGGCAAGcgtgtccaaagtctgtttcgagggcctaatccggcccctgtgtcAGTTAATTTCATTTCAACAACTTCAGttttaaagaaagctcaacaactttggggtaaaatcgtaaaaaaaagctcaacaacttcaaccctcaACAACTATGGTCGGCCTTCACGCATGTTCGCTTCattaaatctggccctctttgaaaaaagtttgggcacccctggggAGCAACTGTGTGGGTGGCATGCACACGAAGGGCCTTCGAGCTACACATAAGGAAGGTTTGATGACGTTTTTTGACCGATAGTCGTTCACTTCAGGCACCTACTAGATTTGGAAGCAGTGCTAGCTAACCAGAAAGGTAGAATAGGCCATGGGCAGAGAGGgttgctgccccctccccaaaattagTAAAAatcaaatctgaggttctgtcccccggtcaacaaaaatcctggctatccCCATGGAGTAGGCACCGGCCTATGTGTCCCATGCCTTTTAGGGGCCCCACAACAACAGATTAAAATAATATGATTTGTTCTTGAAAGAAAATAATCAAGGAAGGGTATTCCACCATATGTACTGCTGCCTTGGATGCACCCCACTCCTGATAGCACTCTGTTAACCTCTGTCGCCGCAGGCAGTGGTATAGAAGGCCCAGCACAAAAAGTGGTGAAACAAATGGCTGCAAATATGCAAAAGCCACAGAAAGTTTTGAATCAATGCGCCTGGGTGTCCTCAGTGCctgattaccaaataggcagagtaggcctAGGGGCCGACCCTACACCTTTTAGGGACCCCGCAACAACAAATCAAAATaatgatcttgaaagaaaattacagtcAAGTATTAGGAGATCATTTGCTGGGGGGCACTGAGATTTCGACTACCTAGGGGCCGCCACAGGGTTTAATTGGACACTGGCTGCCCTTTAATCCCAGATAGCTCCCCAAAAGCTACACCAAGTTGGGAGTAAATCCTACTTAACGCAACGGGGCtcgcttctgagtaggcatggattGGCTTGTACTACTGGCGGGCGTTGGGTTTCTGAAAGCAGCTTATTTGGCTGAGAATTGTATGCTGCTTCCCtgtaatgttatgtactgaagttctcaccctgggccagcagggggatactgttgatagttttcactcaggtccacatatgcaaataagggattgaaagtgacgttcagtgattggatagttacagaaagttgttacagttgcgttgtagtggagctctatataagcaggctggctgaacccttcagttcagttctgttctggcctgtgaataaataagagctgtttgaagaatcgctatgtcgtctgatatgttcacccacaacttaacacgtaACATCTTACATAAGCGGCTTACATGAAATGCAATAGTTAAAAGCTGCCATCTGTACTGAAGTTAGCACGTTTGAATCCTGAGCTTTAAGTGGGTTTGCAATCGCTTAAAAATCTGCGCAGAACCCGGTGGATCCACCCCTCTGATCCAATGGAGCTTTTAGGCAGAAGGGAAAACAACTGTGCTGAATCAATCTCGCTCCCCAAACCGCTTCTCCCTGGTGTAggactgccatacgtccggattttcccggacatgaactggatttcaaaggcggaattgacatctggtttgaatttccaaaaggtggtgctttgtcctggatcttaggcaagttgATTGAAAGCAGAAGAAAACGTTAGCAGGGTTTTAACTTcgcttgtaatgtaacaaatatcatggacaatatggatagataCCAAACACAGACTATGAaagaatatgcagttggaaatGCTGACAATAGGAGccttggagggggtggggggaagttgCGAGATTCAGAAAATTTCATTTTATGGATATGTATTAGGcattgttaggttggcaggagcagggattcgaaccgccaaccttctgatcggcaagccctaggctctgtggttgaacccacagtgccacccgctcagttccagctcctgccaacctagcagttcgaaagcatgcagtgcaagtagataaataggtaccgctctggcaggaaggtaaacagcgtttccgtgtgctgctctggctcgccagaagtggcttattcatgctggccaaatgacccggaagctgtacgccggctccctcagccaataaagcaagatgagcgctgcaaccccagggttgtccgcgactggacctaagagtcaggggtccctttacctttattaggcattgtaACTAATTTttcatttgtaaaaccaaataaaactatttccaaaagaaaaatcgcagagtgggtttttttggggggggggttagggttagggttcttcctaaaaaataattttttaaaaagccccacAACTTTCGCAGTGTCCTGGGTTCTTTACTTTCTGAAAtatatacatagctgtcaaccttcccttttttgcgggaaattcccttattccagcgccgtttcccgctgctatcccggattgttagatatcctgtagactgtccccgggacaggtgaggctgctgatcccttattttcaaatctgaaagttgacagctatgaatataTATggcaatccaatccaatccaacgCGCTTCCAGGGCAGGCGCCAGATTCCTGCTCCGGGTTttcgctgcagcagcagcaagaggaacTAAAGCGAGGGGGCTGCTGTTTCTTTTGTGTACAGGGGATCCCTTAAGAAACCGCACAAAGCGGAAATGTGATCTTTCGTGGCGTGGAAGCTGCAGCGAAGAAGGTAAAAGGAATCTTCTTGGAAGACACTTCGCGTGCTTATTCTTGcgaacaactatttgacttttagaaggcatctgaagttTTTTCAGggagttttttttaatgcttgaagtttcattgtgtttttaatatttggttgggagcaggccagtcagatgggcggcatatgaATGATAAAattagtattattttattttccaaaaaagaaacctcgttgctgctgttgctctttGCACTATCTTCTCGGGAACACGAATACAACGCTGGAAGAGAAGCTCCTTTTCCCTTTGGGACGGTTGCTATCCCGTTCAGGCTTCATTCAGGTGCAGCTTTACTTCCGAGTAAGCGTGAAAGGGGGCtcgattttaaaaaataaataaataaattttcaattgcaatctaataatagcctcattataacaacacCTAATTGTAATACAATTCCTAATGCCAATTGTTCCAATACCAGGGGGCTCGATTTTGAGCTCTCCCCAATTTTGAGAATTTCCCCAATGATCTTTCATGTCTCACGATTCTTGAAGCGCATTAAAAAATATTGGTCCATGTATACTGAAGGCCTGATGGCTTCAGTTTCGTAAGGCCTGGCACCTTTTTCTCTCCTGCCTGTTTCTCTCCTTATTAGCATCCAGCCTGAGAGTTTGTGCTCTTTTTAAATTGGCCTAAATAAAAGTTTTACTCTATTGTagggtggggttttgttttgtttttgtttgcatttcacaTTATTTTGCTTATTTGTTCCAACTGTCATAGCGCTGTAACATTTCCTTCTCTGGGCAGTTTTTTTCTAAAAGAGTGATTGGTTTTACGGTCATGTGTTTTCTGTATTTAATTTGTAAGCTTGTTTGATAGCATTGTCGTCGTACCTTGTATGGTGCCTGGAGGACTGTTATATTGCGGCTTATAAACTGAACGGATGAATAAGTGAAAAATCTGAGTGTTAGAAATTGAAAGAAAAGttggaaggcatctgaaggcaaccctgcatagggaagcttttaaatactggatgttttataatttttttaatatatgttggaagccacccagagtggccaggaaacctagtcagatgtgcagggtataactaataaagttgttgttgttgttttatcgtGCTTGGTAACACTTTATCTTTTTTTACAAATTTAATCTGTTGACTTGCTGCTGTATTATTTATGTTCTTTcctaaaactttaataaatacagGTGGCAGAGGACAAAAGCAAATTAAAGAAAAACAGGAATTGTGCTCTTGAACCCAGTGCATGCATGTAACAACCACGTCCGTGTTTAATTCCTATGAATATCTTATTATAAATTTCTCTTCAAGCTTAAACTGTAAACATGAAGAAGTTAAAACTTAAAGAACTAGAGAGCAATCTTCAACAAGTTGATGATTTTGAGAATCCAAAACTTCTGCTTGAGCAATATCCAACAAGACCACATATTGCAGGTAAATCTCAatatttttttctatttcttaACAGTATGGCTAACATACTTAGAAGAGACTTATTGAAAACAAAAGGGTTAAGCTAATAATGACTAACTTAAATTTATTGATTTAAATGGATTTACTGTGACTTGGATGCAACCCTATAAATCTATTCTGCAAACGCTAATTCAAGAAAGGAGCCTCATTCTAGAACCTATGGTGGTTGGTGTGGATGATGTATATAGCAATCATGTGTATTTAGCATTAAATTTAAGTCATGTGGGCAGCAAAAAGTTTCATTAACAAGCTTTAAGTTGTGGataaaacatgtttttctcctgGGGCTGTCAAGGAAGTCAAGAGCTAAATTTGTATCCCTGGAGCTTAAGTTGCTAATTGTTGGTGAATATTGAATTATGACTGTCTTGTTATGCTGTTGCACTCCTCTGAAAAGCAAGAGTCCATGTTCGAAACTGTTTAGTGGAAGAACACATGCTTCCAAGATAATTCCCATATTTTGGGGTCATGAACAGAAACACGTTCTTGTTTGACTTGTTCTGTCCTTCAGTGCTAATCACTGGCTTGAGCCACCTGGATTTTTTACAACCTGTCTTGCAAATATATTTACTTTAGTTTTCTTAGCTTGCCTTGCCCACTATAAAGTTGGCTGGGAGTGTTTGGACTTAATAGGAAACTGCTCAGCTGGCGAAAAGGGGATAGATTAGAGGCCTGCATTTCATTCCAGCCTTACAGTATGGTTTTGTATTTGCCCGGAACCTGTCACCcgtatttctttgtttttgtcaTCTAGCATGTATGCTTTATACAATTCACAATACTTTTGGTGATATTGAAAACAAGACTGTTGCAGATCTTGGGTGCGGTTGTGGTGTGTTGAGCGTTGGAAGTGCCATGTTGGGAGCAGGGTAGGTCTCTTACAGCAATGTGTTTCTTGCTTTCTCATAATGGCTGCCGATACTGGATGTATTTCtgaaaaatgttaaaagtgtgtaaCCAGAAAGCCTTGATGAAGCCAACCAACCTATAAAAGTGCAGTTAGTAAAGTTTTAGAAAGGGTTTTACGTTAAAGGCTAGCGTCCTGATCTGGACCTATACTAAAGGACCTGGACCTATTATACATGTGCATTAGGAaatccctaatacagtggtaccccggtttacgaacttaatctgttctagaagtctactcttaaaccaaaaccattcttaaaccaaggcacgctttcctaatgaggcctcctgccgctggtacccgtccaccgttcggattccattcttagaccaaggtaaagttctcaaaccaagacactatttctggttttgcagagtttgtaaaccaaattgttcttaaaccagactgttcttaaaccgaggtaccactgtactgagtgagaccattggtctgtctagctcagtattgtttgtaGTGAATTGCAGTGGTTCTGCAGAGTTGCAGTTTGGGGACATTTCAGTCCCACCTattgatgctggggattgaacctgggacctgctgaGTAATGGCTTGTATCCATATTGATTTGAAAACTGAAGGCATAAATTGGATACACTACTGAGTAGGGATGCAGTCTAGCCATGCTTTGTTGCTTTGAATATAATGTGTATTCCTAAATACACTGGCTGCCTTCAAATGCCACACTGAGCCACAGAGTATGGTTTGTTTAACTTGACTGTGCACAAAGCTCATGTgttttcccactttgctcctcccttaGTCAAGTGGGGAAAGTAAGACCAATCCTTCTTTCACAGTAGACATATACCAggaatagggacgcaggtggcgctgtggtctaaaccattgagcctcttgggcttgctgatcagaaggtcggtggtttgaatccccgccatggAGTGagcttccagctcctgccaacccagcagtttgaaagcacaccagtgcaagtagataaataggtactgctgcagcgggaaggtaaacgtgcgctctggcacttgtcacggtcctccgtgcaccagaagtggtttagtcgtgctggccacatgacccagaaaactaacactggacaaacgctggctccctcggcctgaaagcaagatgagcgctgcaagcccatagccgcctttgactggacttatccgtctggggtcctttacctttaacctataCCTGGAATAACATCAACATATTCGTAACTcaaacaaaatttttaaaaaatccttctagTAGTGCCTTatagaccagctaagtttgttattggtatgagctttcgtgtgcatgcacacttcttcagataccacttcagataagtgtgcaagcacacgaaagctcataccaataacaaacttagttggtcggcaacctacctgtaactagaaataTTCATAACTATAattgctgtttttcattttccccTTTTCCAGGTTATGTATAGGATTTGACATAGATGCTGATGCCTTGGAAGTATTTAGCAAGAACGCTGAAGAATTTGAGCTGACAAATATTGATTTGGTCCAGTGCAATGTGTGTTCTTTGTCTGACAGAATGCCAAAAACCTTTGATACAGTCATTATGAATCCTCCCTTTGGAACGAAGCACAATAAAGGTTGGTAATGATGCAGCCTTATTTCCAGTGATAAAGCAACTAGCTTTACAAACTAAATGTTTTGTAATTACACTTCTTGGCAATTTCTTTCAGTACTTGCTTTTGGATTGTGTAAGAGTGGCGATTTCTAAAGTCTAGTGCCATTTTTTTAGGCTGCATGTGTGGTGTTAATAAGGATTTGTCTTCATGCatcttctatatacagtggtgcctcgcaagacgaaattaatttgttctgcgagtttcttcgtcttgtggatttatcgtcttgcgaagcacggctattaacggtacttagcggctttaagaaaaaggaaacaaactcgcaagaactcgcaagacgttttcgtcttgcgaagcaaacccatagggaacttcgtcttgcgaagcgactcaaaaaacggaaaactctttcgtcttgcgaggcattcgtcttgcgaggtaccactgtattggaagacTCATGTCACCAATCCTGTTTTGCTCTCCTCCCAGGTTGTGCAAACCCAATTCCTTCTGTTCTTCAAAAGTGTTCACTTTCTTTCTACATTTAGCACTAGATTTAGGATAGATGCTTGTGATGTTCTGCTTGTTAATATTTCCAAACATATGATACTTTAGCCAGCATATTGTAGCCATCTAATAGGGGGCATctaaaagggacatgggtggcgctgtgggttaaaccacagagcctaggacttgccaatcagaaggtcggcggttcgaatccccgggacggagtgagctcccattgctctgtccctgctcctgccaacctagcaatttgaaagcacgtcaaagtgcaagtaaataaataggtaccactccagcgggaaggtaaacggcgtttctgtgcactgctctggttcgccagaagcggcttagtcctgctggccacatgacccggaagctgtacgcccgctcccttggccaataaagcgagatgagcaccgcaaccccagactcggtcccgactggacctaatggtcaggggtccctttacctttatttaataGGGGGCAAAACCttccctgttttttgggggggtggggtgggcggagTAAGTCATCTGAAAATGGCAAAAGTCTTACTGAAGTTTAGGCATATCGCTTCTGTTCCTTCCCACTCGTCAGTAAGGTTTGCCACCTACTGCAGAAAGATGCACTAATTCGTTTAAGGTTGTAACTAAAAGCATGATGTTAGACAGGAACAGGTAGCTAAAATATTTACTCTTCTCGGGCAGGGAAGCTGAATATTCAAATATACTGTTTAATTAGGCTTTCAATGCTGAAAAACCTGGAAGAgacacatttggcttccaaattaaagaaaacttttttttttccaaaagtgATGCAAGTTTCACTTAATGCTGACGGACAAAGCTTAAAATCAATTTAATGTTTGTCATCGCACCTTTCAAGATTGCTACCCGTTTCAGTAAAACAAGTTTTGCTTTGGCTCATTCAATAGGTGATTTGAAACTTAACAACCAGCTTTAATTTCCTAGGCATGGATATGGCTTTTCTCAAGACAGCATTGCAGTTGGCAAGAACAGCCGTATATTCCTTGCACAAGACTTCGACCCGACAGGTACATCTCAAGCAAGTTTGTCTTCTTTCCACCTACATTACAGGGACTGAGTGGGTCAGAACTTATGGGAGCTCTAGCGACACAAAGATCACAACTTTGGAACATAATTTCACGATCAGCTACATTACAACAGTCAGTGCTTAGGATTATTACCCTTTGGTCA
The nucleotide sequence above comes from Podarcis raffonei isolate rPodRaf1 chromosome 1, rPodRaf1.pri, whole genome shotgun sequence. Encoded proteins:
- the METTL5 gene encoding rRNA N6-adenosine-methyltransferase METTL5; this encodes MKKLKLKELESNLQQVDDFENPKLLLEQYPTRPHIAACMLYTIHNTFGDIENKTVADLGCGCGVLSVGSAMLGAGLCIGFDIDADALEVFSKNAEEFELTNIDLVQCNVCSLSDRMPKTFDTVIMNPPFGTKHNKGMDMAFLKTALQLARTAVYSLHKTSTRQHIQKKADEWNVKMEVLAELRYDLPASFKFHKKKSVDIEVDFIRFSCRKQDERRND